The DNA segment acttttctctctctctctcttgcgctgactttctctgatcctgacgtagggggtgtgagcaggggggctgttcgcacacctagacgatacggatgctcgtctaaaaatgctgaaagattatcttcacgttgctaccttctgtgcagctgcttcctgaagcgacatgctgcacggtgcttcgtatacttaaaagctcgaagggcacgtattgattttcgattgtttgtttttatctgtctctcgctatctctctctctctctctttctctgctcctaatggagggggtgtgagctgccgccttcaacagctttgtgccgcggtgcttcgcatacttaaaagccaaacagccctattgatttgtttgcttttctctatctctctgacattatctgctcctgacgcacactcctttgaagaggaagatatatttgcattcttttaattgtgagacggaactgtcatctctgtcttgtcatggagcacagtttaaacttttgaaaaagagacaaatgtttgtttgcagtgtttgaataacgttcctgtctctctacaacctcctgtgtttctgcgcaaatctgtgacccaaacatgacaatataaaaataaccatataaacatatggtttctactttgcggattttcttatttcgcgggtggctctggaacgcaacccccgcgatggaggagggattactgtacacacaaacacagacataattccagaaatggtatttttggactcaggaaacatcgattcatcaaaatctcgactttgaatttttggatgattacaacactttccctatacttcgtgtatgagaaagtaaaaaagccaAAATACTATGCACATTGATTCACACTTACAGCTCCAGACAAAGAACAAGCCCACTGCGTACTAGGGCTAGACCTGTTCCGACACAGAAAGATGTCAAGTCCAATATAGCTTGGGGCCAAAGTGGTatccagagagagacagagtaggTGTACCCTACAAACAGACCCACACTAATATAGGGGGAACACAAACCTGTTGTACACCGTGGCTAAACCAGTCTCAAAAGAGAAATGTGCTATGTTCCACTTGAACTGGGAAATCAGAGTTAACTCAGAAGAGTTCCCAGTAGAAAGTTGTAACTGGAAAGTCTCCACAAGTCAGATTTCCAAAATCTGGAGAGCCTCACCAACCCTGACCTCATGATCCAAGATGGCAGCACCATACCTCAACAGAAGTGAAAGCTGTAATATTACAGGTATACTGTTTGTTAGCACTTCTGTCTGTTTGAGTCTCATTAAATCTGtggtacacacagtactgtccacCTTCTATCTGTGCACATGTTGCTACGATGTTTGGATGCACAAAACTTGTTCAGTAGTTGTCATTATTATGAAAGAACAAACACaacaaatgttttcctggagGCATCTATTTTGGTTTTCTGAACGTTTTACTGGAATGTGGTCAACCCGGATATAACCTCTGACTTCCGAGGTAAATGGAACGCAGCCCAGTGTACCTTAGGACTCATCCCATTACTAGTATATAGCGATAATAAACCCTGTGCATGCTGGGACCAACCCTACGCCTacataaagagaaagagagaggccaATAAACACTAAAGCCAATCCAGCACCAATAAAAGGAGAACAAGCCCAGTGAGTAGAGGGACCAAACCTTCCAGTATAAACAAAGTACAAATTCAATGGGGATACATTTGTAGCTTTAGAGATAGAGAATGAGGACAGTTTACAagactaatattaaaaaaaaaatgagccagTGGTCACTGGGACCAAACTCTTCatagtgtaaacagtgaatgatCTGTGTGAACTACAGTAGGTCCAGTCTACCACCAGTGCAGAAAGGAGTGAGCAGCTCCCGAGTATGGAGTACCACTAGCACAGCGAGGTTTAACTCAGAGTTCCCTGAGATCAATCCATTTCCAGTGTAAAAGTATAAGAACCAGTGGACGGTCCCTACACAGGGAGGCGAGGCCCAATAATCCAGTCGGCAGGCACTATGGAGATTAGCACCAGTACATCAAAGGCCACAGTTGATCCTGGATGCTCGCTCTGACTCAGCAACGTTACTGGCCAGAACATTAAACGAGACTAAGAATAAAGAAGCTGAAACGAATGCACTGGATGCAGTGGGGCACTCTTTCCTAACGGACTCCGAGATGGACGGGTGAATAACATGTGATGctacaagaagaaaaaacagtCCTGTGTGTCCAGGAAGTCCTTCACCAAGAGTTCCCTGAAGGCACAAGTAATCAAAGTAGAGTGTGACCACAGGTTTTGCAgtttaagtattaaaaaaatcacacacctACACTACTTTAGCAGATTGCAGCCACATAAGGAAACTCATTGGTTCTtctgttccattcttcttttttcccagaCTCAGAACTTGCCTACCAATAGAGTCTGGTGTCTTGGCTTCATGGTCACTCAAACAGTACAAACACAATGGTAGATTAGCTGGGCCTTGATTGACCAGTCCAGAATCAGCTTCTCATAGAAATGCCATTGACGATGATCAACCTTTGGCAGTAGTCAGCAATGTCTACGGTGAGCACTTTTACATGGTATAAATTCAAGTTAACATCTTGGCAAAATTGTGGCATTTCAGCAAAATCATTGGCATCAGTGGCCATGTGCACTCTTACAGCCCAGAAGTTGTTCTGCACCACAAACACGTCCACCTTTGTCCCTAGCCAACCTGTAAGACTAGTTTCCTGAAGTCTTCTGAAGTATCTTGCAACAACACACCATGCAGTCAATATGGATGTCAAAAACCAGAATAGGGTTCTGCACAATCATGCAAATGCCCACAACCTGAGGTCAGCATGTAGTGGAGGGCTCCAAAAGCCTCTGGCGAAGAGGGCCATCTTTAGGATTCTTTTCATCCTTCTTTTTTCCATCACTCCCAGACTGATCCAATACAactgaaaagaaaccaaaaacagATGTGAGCCCTTGCTACATGTCTGACCTGATGTGAAAACCAACTCAGACCTGTCCTAAAAGTGGGGATCACACTGCCTTAAACTTATCTTTGGTGACACCATCCTATAAGCTGGCCCATTTTCAATGAGTCTTGACATTTCCAGTCCTGACAAAATACTCCACCACTGACCGAGTTAAAAGTGGTTACATGAGAGTCCTTTTAAGCCCAAAACCTGCCCCATCAAACTAACTTGGTCTGACATTTCAGGCCCATCCAGCTCGGTCCAATGTCTAATCTGCACCAATGAAGTCCTTACCTTGCAGTTCAAGGTCTGAAATCTTGCCATCAGCACCTTTGCAGTTTGCATTAGATATTTTGCCATCCACGGTGTCCATCTTGACCTGTGCCAGGTTCCCCATAATGTCAATGATATTCATGTCCTCGTTGTTTTCCTTCAGAAGCTCAAGAACTTTCACACACTTGTAGGATTTGAGCTCACTGAGGTTCTCTTCAAGGAACAGGAGGTAGAGGGTAAAATCAGTGAAGGGGTTGCTAGTTAGGTCAATTGCTGTGAAGGTGGGCAGGATGCTATAGGCTGACAGGAAGTCACAGCTCTTGCGCACTGGGAGCAGGGTGGCATAAATGATGACAGGTGCTAGAGAGATGTACACAATCAGGTTGATGAAGCTGAGTACCTGGAAGACGCCCACTGCTATCAGCTTGCACTGCAAGAACTCGGGCACAGTTGTGTCGTTCTTGAGTATGCCTGTCTTGATGGTGCAGCGGAATTCATCTGTCAGTGAAGCCAGATGGATGTAGTAGCCTAGGTAAAGGCAGGCCAGGATGATAACGACTAAGGTCATGATCCTGCAGGTAAGGTACTTGATGACCAAGTCTCTAGACAGCTTTTTGGTTTTCAGGTACTCCTCGGCCAGTGGGTATTTGAAGAGGGTTTCATTTGCATCACTGCTACAGAGAAACAAAACAGAGTTAGGTAAACCTGGAATAAGTAAATTCCCAGAGGAAAAGGTGAACAATGAGATACTGGAAGGGGAGCAGACAGCTGAACAGAGAGAAACAAAGAGTGAGGGAGGGGCTGAAGAGTATGAGAAGAAACAGTCtaccaaaaataaagaagaacatAAAGACAAAGTCTAAATTCATACCTCTGCACATTCAAGGCGTTTCCATGTGGTTCTTCTAGCCACATAGTTTTATTCAGCATGTACcctgtatttgtgttttgtgcagaCATTTTGTTGTGTAAGGTGTGTTGACGTGGAGTTGTTCTGCTACCATGATGCCTGCTTTGCCAATTGTAATAGAATTCGTGGCAGTTGTAATCCTGATGATATGCTAGAAATGGTAACAGTTTTGGGCACAGAATGTGCACAGAATTTTCCCCACACAGTTTTCCACTGTTGGTTTACAGCATGAAAACTCGTTGTGGCTTTGTCACTGTTTGAAAGTTGTCACGCATTATTGCTTTCCTGGCTGTGCTGAAATTAGTggtaccactccaggacattggGGGGAGCTCATGCTAACTGTCTCTTCTCTTCCAACCACAGCTCAGTAAGAGCAACTGTCCTTGTCCAGAACGTCTAGAGCTGCCCCTGCCCCTTTCTGTCAGGGTTCtataaaactggatggaaatATGAACGGAACACAGGAAGGAAGacatgaagtaaaaaaaagagcAGGAATTTCCCTCTACATGAAAGCAGGTATCCAAAGGTCAGAAGGAAaggtggtggaggaggaggaggatgagaagGGTGGTGGCAGAAAGAGGAAGAAATGGTAACCAATAAGAGTGGTGAAAGTAGTGCTGTGAAGGAGTTCGAGATTATCAGGGAGAATGTAAAAGGATGGAAAAAGACATAGCTGGGACCAATAATGAGGAGTGAAAATGGAGCAGGCAGACAAAGGGCTTAGCAAACGACACAAAGGAATTACAGGATGTGACCGAGAAACCAACAGCAGGAGAGATGAACCAAAGGAGTATGGCCTGATCAAGAGAGACTGAAAAAATGAGACCCGAATTTTAAAATGCAGATGAGCAGGGATAAAAGCACCACCAAGGTTTGAAGGTGTGGGAGCCAGCAGGCCAAGGTGCCTGTTTTCAGGATCAGAGATGAAAATTTCATACCAGTAGAAAGATCCTTCATAAAAGATGGTATTCTGGACATTGAAGCTTTATTATTTGATAACCTTTCCCTCCCCAATTTCTCCTGTTGCCAGTCTACCCCTTCCTCACTTCACTCACCTATTTGTGTCTCCACTGCTATAAAAACTCTTGGAAAATCTGATGGCCCTGTTGTATTTCTTGTCCAACTCCTCCATGATGAAGGCCAGGTCAGCAAAGAGGTGAGGAGTGACTGTGAAGCGCCAAAAAAGAGATGGGATATACGAGAAGACAGCCATGAGCAGGAGGACATAAGGGAAGAactgcagagaaagaaagaacgtGAGAatgaggacaaaataaaaaggcaagaatTGACCGTCCAGGAGCACCAGTGCAAGAGAGTAAGGGCATCATGGTGTTCTGGGCAGCAGCTCATTATTTCAGAAACGACTTCCAGAAACCAAATCTAAGTCTCTGAAGGACACGTGCCCTCACTTCAGCACTACACACCTGCATGGCAATATCACTCCTTTTCTCTACTAAAATACAGAGGAGCTGTCACTCTACTCAGGAATTTGCTCAGGATGATGCTCCCCTCTCAGCCTCTTGTCGAGACCGCAGCGGTGGAGCTGGGATTTGGCCCACTAGATTACTCAGCAGCCTTTCTGTTTGGATACATGTCTTGTTCTCACGCCTTTTACTGTACGTGATTTCCCCTATGCGCCAATCATTACTGTTTTTCCTTGATAGCACTGCATAGTTATATGATAGGTCACCACAGTCAACCCTCCCAAGCTGCATGTTGGTCTCTGTGGCAATGCACTGCAGATGAGCTACTTTAGTATTTCAACAATGTATTGCAGTGCACTTTGTCACCCTTTTGCATGAAAtgctaaaaatgcaaaatacatttacCTAGTTTCATTTTTGCAGAAGGTGTCTTATTTCTGCTTGTGGATGTAATGCAATCTGACcatttaaatctacaacatatacagtagatcacTGCAGGAAGGAAATTATATTTCCCactacaaaatataattaactatATAAATGATAAGAA comes from the Erpetoichthys calabaricus chromosome 4, fErpCal1.3, whole genome shotgun sequence genome and includes:
- the panx1a gene encoding pannexin-1a isoform X2, translating into MAIAHLATEYVFTDFLLKDPPESKFKGLRLELAVDKIVTYVAVGLPLLLISLAFAQEVSVGTQISCFSPTAFSWRQAAYVDSFCWAAVQQAHASQSDPHGTPLWLHKFFPYVLLLMAVFSYIPSLFWRFTVTPHLFADLAFIMEELDKKYNRAIRFSKSFYSSGDTNSDANETLFKYPLAEEYLKTKKLSRDLVIKYLTCRIMTLVVIILACLYLGYYIHLASLTDEFRCTIKTGILKNDTTVPEFLQCKLIAVGVFQVLSFINLIVYISLAPVIIYATLLPVRKSCDFLSAYSILPTFTAIDLTSNPFTDFTLYLLFLEENLSELKSYKCVKVLELLKENNEDMNIIDIMGNLAQVKMDTVDGKISNANCKGADGKISDLELQVVLDQSGSDGKKKDEKNPKDGPLRQRLLEPSTTC
- the panx1a gene encoding pannexin-1a isoform X1: MAIAHLATEYVFTDFLLKDPPESKFKGLRLELAVDKIVTYVAVGLPLLLISLAFAQEVSVGTQISCFSPTAFSWRQAAYVDSFCWAAVQQAHASQSDPHGTPLWLHKFFPYVLLLMAVFSYIPSLFWRFTVTPHLFADLAFIMEELDKKYNRAIRFSKSFYSSGDTNSSDANETLFKYPLAEEYLKTKKLSRDLVIKYLTCRIMTLVVIILACLYLGYYIHLASLTDEFRCTIKTGILKNDTTVPEFLQCKLIAVGVFQVLSFINLIVYISLAPVIIYATLLPVRKSCDFLSAYSILPTFTAIDLTSNPFTDFTLYLLFLEENLSELKSYKCVKVLELLKENNEDMNIIDIMGNLAQVKMDTVDGKISNANCKGADGKISDLELQVVLDQSGSDGKKKDEKNPKDGPLRQRLLEPSTTC